One window of the Rhipicephalus sanguineus isolate Rsan-2018 chromosome 4, BIME_Rsan_1.4, whole genome shotgun sequence genome contains the following:
- the LOC119390310 gene encoding uncharacterized protein LOC119390310, with protein MAVLMFRAYVSIVVLGISRMSFFVELSLAYPFTRKPGDSNGQGFTVYPEVYESRQENSEKILVIDGYSLNLKKASVLADTVLLLEVTENGTAEQYVQGPHYERHLFEDTDKLASLILKPLGRGNYHVTGMVNYTHRIEPCENSERSSQERLAHQISLIDVTPGTYDVVDDVGKPQAFF; from the exons ATGGCCGTCTTAATGTTTCGCGCATACGTCTCCATTGTGGTCCTCG GAATTTCAAGGATGTCCTTCTTCGTGGAGCTTTCCCTGGCCTACCCATTCACAAGGAAGCCAGGTGATTCTAATGGACAGGGTTTCACAGTTTACCCTGAAGTGTACGAAAGCCGGCAGGAGAACTCGGAAAAGATATTGGTCATTGACGGATACTCTCTTAACCTAAAAAAAGCTTCAGTTCTTGCCGACACAGTCCTGCTACTGGAGGTAACAGAAAACGGTACCGCCGAGCAATAC GTTCAAGGTCCCCACTACGAGAGGCACTTGTTCGAAGATACGGACAAACTGGCATCGCTGATCCTTAAGCCTTTAGGTCGAGGAAATTATCACGTC ACAGGCATGGTGAATTACACTCACAGAATTGAGCCTTGTGAGAATTCGGAACGGTCGTCACAGGAAAGATTGGCGCACCAAATATCACTAATCGACGTCACACCTGGGACTTACGATGTTGTGGACGATGTCGGTAAGCCGCaagctttcttttga